A genomic stretch from Pseudomonas sp. MUP55 includes:
- a CDS encoding alpha/beta hydrolase, with protein sequence MDMALLNNPRKPGRLLAFAPTLVAAALLQFTAVAAGFAHASAAEVPPATVGAITPGANTSLGALKHVKAGVLDVSYAELGPADGPVVILLHGWPYDINAFADVAPALAGKGYRVLIPSARGYGDTRFLSAKTVRNGQPAALASDLIDFMDALKINKSVLGGFDWGARTADIVAALWPERVKALVGVSGYLIGSQQAGQAPLPPAAELQWWYQFYFATERGRLGYEKNTHDFAKLIWKLASPKWNFDDATFDRSAASLHNPDHVAVSIFNYRWRLNLIKGEPKYDAIEKKLAAFPSISVPTITMEGDANGAPHPPAEAYAKRFTGKYEFRLVSGGVGHNLPQEAPQAFAQAVIDADHL encoded by the coding sequence ATGGATATGGCCTTGCTGAACAACCCACGTAAACCCGGGCGCCTGCTTGCTTTTGCCCCAACGCTCGTGGCCGCCGCGCTGCTGCAATTTACCGCTGTGGCGGCAGGTTTTGCCCACGCCAGCGCTGCCGAGGTACCGCCTGCCACGGTGGGGGCTATCACACCGGGAGCCAATACTTCCCTGGGCGCGCTTAAGCATGTGAAGGCTGGCGTGCTGGACGTTTCCTACGCGGAACTTGGCCCAGCGGACGGTCCGGTGGTTATTCTGCTGCACGGCTGGCCCTACGATATCAACGCCTTCGCTGATGTCGCTCCTGCTTTGGCCGGCAAGGGCTATCGGGTGTTGATCCCTTCTGCCCGTGGTTATGGCGACACGCGTTTTCTCTCGGCCAAGACCGTTCGCAATGGCCAACCTGCCGCGCTGGCGAGCGACCTGATCGACTTCATGGATGCGCTGAAGATCAACAAGTCCGTGCTGGGCGGGTTTGACTGGGGCGCCCGCACCGCCGATATCGTTGCCGCACTGTGGCCGGAACGAGTCAAAGCGCTGGTCGGGGTAAGCGGCTACCTTATCGGCAGCCAGCAGGCGGGCCAGGCGCCACTGCCGCCAGCGGCCGAGTTGCAGTGGTGGTACCAGTTCTACTTCGCGACCGAGCGCGGCCGTCTGGGTTACGAGAAAAACACCCACGACTTCGCCAAGCTCATCTGGAAGCTGGCGTCGCCGAAGTGGAATTTCGACGATGCCACGTTTGATCGCAGCGCAGCGTCGCTGCACAACCCCGATCACGTAGCCGTGTCGATTTTCAACTATCGCTGGCGCCTGAATCTGATCAAAGGCGAGCCCAAATACGACGCGATCGAGAAGAAACTGGCGGCATTTCCTTCCATCAGCGTGCCGACTATCACGATGGAAGGCGATGCGAACGGCGCGCCCCATCCGCCGGCCGAGGCTTATGCAAAACGCTTCACTGGCAAGTATGAATTCCGCCTTGTCAGCGGTGGAGTAGGGCACAACCTGCCCCAGGAAGCGCCGCAAGCGTTCGCCCAGGCGGTGATTGACGCTGATCACCTCTGA
- a CDS encoding cytochrome P460 family protein — MKLLHLAVLSGVAALVALSVAGAAMGDSGGGDASPIYGVQVPDGYRKWALIAPAQEAAPLNELRAVVGNDLAIKAYQDSALPFPDGTVLVKLAWKHVQSPEFEPASIPGAATTVQVMVKDSSKYAATGGWGFGRFINGKAVDQAQHETCFACHQARVKNHDFVFTRYAP; from the coding sequence ATGAAACTTCTGCATCTGGCCGTTTTGTCAGGGGTTGCTGCGCTGGTTGCACTCAGCGTCGCTGGCGCCGCCATGGGCGATTCCGGTGGTGGTGATGCTTCACCGATCTACGGCGTGCAGGTTCCAGATGGCTATCGCAAGTGGGCGCTCATCGCTCCCGCGCAGGAAGCCGCCCCCTTGAACGAATTGCGCGCCGTGGTTGGCAATGACCTGGCGATCAAGGCCTACCAGGACTCGGCGCTGCCTTTTCCCGATGGCACGGTGCTGGTGAAACTGGCCTGGAAGCACGTGCAATCGCCTGAATTCGAGCCGGCTTCCATACCCGGCGCAGCCACAACGGTTCAAGTGATGGTGAAGGATTCGAGCAAGTACGCCGCGACCGGCGGGTGGGGCTTTGGCCGTTTTATCAACGGCAAGGCAGTCGATCAGGCTCAGCACGAGACGTGTTTTGCCTGCCACCAGGCACGCGTTAAAAACCATGATTTTGTGTTCACACGGTACGCCCCATAA
- a CDS encoding alpha/beta hydrolase, producing the protein MKKTLASLAVAASLFAGANAFAQTEKPTIVLVHGAFADASSWNGVARILEQDGYTVVAAANPLRSVKSDAASVASLIASIQSPVVLVGHSYGGNVISAAANDQANVKALVYVSAFAPDTGETVAGLAGKFPGSTLGPTLAAPVPLSDGGKDLYIQQSQFHEQFAADVPAVEAALMAATQRPVTDAALNEPFGTPAWKHIPSWSIYGDQDKNIPPQALAFMAKRADAKAVEVVKGASHVVMVSHPAPVARLIERAATAK; encoded by the coding sequence ATGAAAAAAACCCTTGCCTCGCTGGCAGTCGCAGCCAGCCTGTTTGCCGGCGCCAACGCGTTCGCACAGACCGAAAAGCCCACCATCGTGCTCGTTCACGGAGCCTTCGCCGACGCCTCAAGCTGGAACGGAGTGGCCAGGATTCTCGAACAGGATGGCTACACCGTGGTCGCTGCAGCCAACCCGCTGCGCAGCGTGAAAAGCGATGCCGCCTCCGTCGCCTCACTGATCGCCAGTATCCAGTCGCCGGTCGTGCTGGTGGGCCATTCATACGGCGGCAATGTCATCAGTGCCGCGGCGAATGACCAGGCCAACGTCAAGGCGCTGGTGTACGTCAGCGCGTTCGCCCCCGACACCGGCGAAACCGTCGCAGGTCTGGCCGGCAAGTTTCCGGGCAGCACGTTGGGGCCGACCCTCGCCGCTCCGGTGCCATTGAGTGATGGAGGCAAGGACCTGTACATCCAGCAGAGCCAGTTCCACGAGCAATTCGCCGCTGATGTTCCCGCCGTGGAGGCTGCATTGATGGCCGCAACCCAGCGCCCGGTCACCGACGCCGCGCTGAACGAGCCATTCGGCACGCCGGCGTGGAAGCACATCCCGAGCTGGTCGATCTACGGCGACCAGGACAAAAACATCCCGCCCCAGGCGCTGGCCTTCATGGCCAAGCGAGCGGACGCTAAAGCAGTGGAGGTGGTGAAGGGGGCGTCCCATGTGGTGATGGTCTCACACCCGGCGCCCGTGGCTCGCTTGATTGAGAGGGCGGCGACTGCGAAATAG
- a CDS encoding MmcQ/YjbR family DNA-binding protein, with protein sequence MNRQQLIDYMQKKYQTKPDHPWEKFPDYAVFRHSDNEKWYALLMDIPAEKIGLDQDGRIDVLDLKVEPELVGSLRKKPGIYPVYHMNKEHWITVLLNGPLGAKEIHSLIDDSFRLTR encoded by the coding sequence ATGAACCGTCAGCAATTGATTGATTACATGCAGAAAAAATACCAGACGAAGCCCGATCATCCATGGGAAAAGTTCCCTGACTATGCCGTCTTCAGGCACTCGGATAACGAAAAATGGTATGCCCTGCTCATGGACATCCCTGCCGAGAAAATAGGTCTTGATCAAGATGGGCGAATCGACGTCCTCGACCTGAAAGTTGAGCCGGAGCTGGTGGGTTCCTTGAGAAAAAAGCCGGGCATTTACCCGGTTTATCATATGAATAAGGAGCACTGGATTACCGTCCTTCTGAACGGCCCACTCGGAGCAAAGGAAATCCATTCACTGATTGACGATAGCTTTCGACTCACCCGCTGA
- a CDS encoding CsbD family protein, with protein sequence MKSEQVEGMSQKVAGKAQSVVGKLFGDSKLEAEGAGRQAAGQVTQAYGDALDSVSTFVKEKPVAAIAIGAVALLVLDRLFRR encoded by the coding sequence ATGAAGAGTGAACAAGTAGAAGGTATGTCGCAAAAGGTCGCTGGGAAGGCTCAGAGCGTTGTTGGAAAACTGTTTGGCGATTCGAAGCTGGAAGCTGAAGGCGCTGGGCGGCAGGCTGCGGGTCAGGTCACCCAGGCCTACGGCGATGCATTGGACAGCGTGTCGACTTTCGTCAAGGAAAAACCAGTTGCTGCAATCGCAATTGGCGCAGTAGCCCTGCTGGTTCTGGACCGTCTCTTTCGCCGCTGA
- a CDS encoding DUF393 domain-containing protein: MYNKVKWPLTLYFDGECPLCAREIKLLREHAVDDRLFFVDISSSEFDASELGFKLEHMQSLLHARFADGRWVTGLDATLWSWRAAGLGVWATPLTWSALRPLFEFGYRLFRRLRPHLAWLPHPDGARRCRDNRCELPASQPASDEQSTLKAK, from the coding sequence ATGTACAATAAAGTGAAGTGGCCGCTGACGCTCTACTTTGATGGCGAATGCCCTCTTTGCGCGCGGGAAATCAAGCTCCTGCGCGAACATGCCGTAGACGATCGGCTGTTTTTTGTGGACATCAGTAGCAGCGAATTCGACGCCAGCGAACTCGGATTCAAGCTAGAGCACATGCAGTCTTTGCTGCATGCCCGTTTCGCTGATGGGCGCTGGGTAACCGGTCTGGATGCCACCCTGTGGAGCTGGCGAGCGGCCGGTTTGGGTGTCTGGGCGACGCCACTGACGTGGAGTGCATTGCGCCCGTTATTTGAGTTCGGCTATCGCCTTTTCCGCCGCTTACGTCCACACCTGGCGTGGCTACCGCACCCGGACGGTGCCCGTCGCTGTCGCGACAACCGTTGCGAGTTGCCGGCGTCCCAACCTGCATCGGACGAGCAGTCCACGTTGAAAGCAAAGTAG
- a CDS encoding DUF3429 domain-containing protein — protein sequence MSALPSTSLPKYVRLLGYGGVLPFIFLALLIPFSLDHRALFAMALVNYGAVILSFVGALHWGFAMTMQDLSAEQGRGRFIWSVVPALVAWIATLLPMPWGCLLLVIGLVVHLRQDRQLLRVSRLPAWYLPMRLRLTFVASACLLFAAMVEALGS from the coding sequence ATGAGCGCGTTGCCTTCAACCTCTCTGCCAAAGTACGTCCGCCTGCTTGGTTATGGCGGGGTGCTGCCGTTCATTTTTCTGGCGCTGCTGATCCCGTTCTCTCTCGACCATCGAGCGTTGTTTGCGATGGCGCTGGTTAACTATGGCGCGGTCATACTGAGCTTTGTCGGCGCCTTACACTGGGGCTTTGCCATGACGATGCAAGACCTGAGCGCCGAGCAGGGCAGGGGCCGATTCATCTGGAGTGTCGTTCCTGCGCTTGTTGCCTGGATTGCCACGCTGCTGCCAATGCCATGGGGTTGCTTGCTACTGGTCATTGGCTTGGTCGTCCACCTCCGGCAGGACAGGCAGTTGTTACGGGTTAGTCGCTTGCCTGCCTGGTACCTGCCGATGCGATTACGGCTTACGTTCGTGGCTAGCGCCTGCCTGTTGTTTGCCGCGATGGTCGAGGCGCTTGGCTCATGA
- a CDS encoding SDR family oxidoreductase, giving the protein MSQTALVVGASGIVGSAITQLLIDNHWQVAALSRHPSQVQGVIPVAADLQDPASLEQALADLKPTHVFITTWSRQATEAENIRVNAAMVRNVLTAIRPARSVEHVALVTGLKHYLGPFEAYGKGSLPQTPFREEQGRLDIENFYYAQEDELFAAAEKDGFTWSVHRPHTVTGVAVGNAMNMATTLAVYASICKHTHRPFVFPGSKVQWESLTDMTDARQLAKQQLWAATTPAAANQAFNVTNGDIFRWKWMWSRIAEYFDLPAADYPAALSPLETQMSNDQAVWSQIVADHGLKEPDMGRLVSPWHTDADLGRPIEVVTDMSKSRAMGFTAYQASDQAFFDVFDKLRDMRLIP; this is encoded by the coding sequence ATGAGCCAAACAGCTTTAGTCGTGGGCGCCAGCGGCATCGTCGGCAGCGCCATCACTCAGTTACTGATCGACAACCACTGGCAGGTCGCCGCGCTGTCGAGGCACCCTTCGCAGGTGCAAGGCGTTATCCCTGTCGCGGCAGACCTTCAGGATCCGGCTTCGCTGGAACAGGCGCTGGCGGATTTGAAACCCACGCATGTGTTCATTACTACGTGGTCACGCCAAGCCACCGAGGCCGAGAACATTCGGGTGAATGCCGCCATGGTACGCAACGTGCTCACCGCCATTCGCCCAGCCAGGAGCGTTGAGCACGTCGCACTGGTTACTGGCCTGAAGCATTACCTGGGCCCGTTCGAAGCGTATGGCAAAGGCAGCCTTCCGCAGACACCCTTTCGTGAAGAACAGGGTCGTCTGGATATCGAAAATTTCTACTACGCCCAGGAGGACGAGCTATTCGCCGCCGCTGAAAAGGACGGCTTCACGTGGAGCGTTCATCGCCCGCATACCGTCACCGGGGTTGCGGTCGGCAATGCGATGAACATGGCAACCACCCTCGCCGTCTATGCCTCGATTTGCAAACACACCCATCGGCCCTTTGTGTTTCCTGGATCGAAGGTGCAGTGGGAAAGCCTCACCGATATGACGGACGCACGCCAGTTGGCGAAACAACAACTGTGGGCGGCCACCACGCCGGCGGCGGCCAATCAGGCGTTCAATGTGACCAATGGCGACATATTTCGCTGGAAATGGATGTGGAGCCGAATTGCCGAATATTTCGACTTGCCTGCTGCCGATTATCCCGCTGCCCTCTCCCCCCTTGAAACGCAGATGAGTAACGACCAGGCCGTTTGGTCGCAAATAGTCGCAGATCACGGTCTGAAAGAACCCGATATGGGTCGTCTGGTGTCCCCATGGCACACCGATGCTGACCTTGGCCGACCCATCGAAGTTGTCACGGATATGTCAAAAAGCCGGGCAATGGGCTTCACCGCCTACCAGGCGAGCGATCAGGCATTTTTCGATGTGTTCGACAAGCTGCGGGATATGCGCTTGATACCCTAG
- a CDS encoding ATP-binding protein, with the protein MVSSTKEQSNPFSTGGGGVVFENKVQAIFTLALLADAPIPGLPHAARATSIKLQAKYEGVNTDDFVMEAVDRAGSTCRLFGQVKHEIKIGSSEDSTFSEVMTSAWKDFSGGNFNPKTDAIALVVGVLPKNDVNNTLPVLEWARYSSDAAEFIRKSQTKGFTSDAKKNRLQMFRDQLNSANDGVALSDHELWSFLKVFYVLSYDVDAKASVVSTFVNALISCYTDQPSHAVMARIVEHVQSFNHNGGTITRENLGELGEIFKPAVSAKLAQDILKLSEQGEYIYEGIRDSIQNVHVNRDVEMTNLEQLFLEDGIILVSGDRGAGKSALVKHFLSQRLKDCVPFYLRAEDLDKPSLGQVFSSIGLESTIGQIAGHLALIKNKVLVIESIERILELKDPTAFQQLLRFIQKSGGWTFIATGRSYGMQQLNFTHLQPADIKFQTVSIGGFTIEQLAHLCVELPALGPLIKNPSLSAIMRVPFFVDLAVRALANNQTFTDTDTESEFRSRIWESVIARSDRRGDGMPDRRERTFVEISKKRAKSMVFGVPARDFDAGAVEQLEADDLILRVQNSYVSPSHDVFEDWALDKFIDQEYEDHADSAFEFLNAIGSEPAINRGFRLWLLRRLREDATVVELVEQILSSESIPDYWKDETLAAVLHSDTPRELLNSIQLLIVKNDFALFEKLLFILRTTCQRPWEGLKGLLPSEALEQFPNTLILTPFGRGWSACFEFAYNHRQSLHAEILRNVFEALSVWGDSYHLDGWADEALREAALLALHIIDVNKDSYSRDEMRSKLILIVLRLAHVVREELAALFERDVFIVKSANRPRYVRSLTQLVLNRESAGVLCQHMPDTVIRLARHEWFKVEDDHYYAYRRNDSFGLENVDLSPGSSGLKGPFHALLTYHSDKAISFILELCNWCTGALVEAESPHPKAAPEWSDLYDESKLAQVTLRLNNGSDIVQWVSPQLWKAYRGLSVVPGMLHCALMALENWFIRQAQSEGNDAEFKRVFTYLLENSGSGLITGLLASIAVAFPKKVGSEALPIIRCEHFYGLEINRIVKERTPMGYPRVPFGRELLAEAYIDERNRSNARPWRTRSLEDLLLQIQLDPELQPHALAILDKFKNLSPEESESIQYMLHRTDTRDMTVVPTQEKNIFELRVAKPLPTELEQKRAAHHAQQSFDYRIFRLHRWSDSVFNKNALSSEPYETYHQALQEAIGLLDDVSKGVVQTKLGLMALGAVVTTAAIGLRDHLDTLSDEDLQWIIYRIVEVVRFGANDFNGFASTGTGDLGGESACAVMIPKLFEVVQEEDFEEVKHLIATCLTHPNDYVRLAAAKGVRHYLWDIDRDFALVCSTWLMRLSEIEQACYALIRSGRGGVKGEEAVALMEGYRAELVSAEFSADATFFFNSQHAGALHLILLMQPLASDNDHVKAILSGIVNYICDGSEDDRDSWAGLEAQEAMQKCLAEHVVASVPANFEPVRDWVLQGCRNDPHFMYMVKLCAEIELEKSMSLDAIWGLWRLFEPEMQYAATADLGLLPHSKRESVLKFLRGMLFLDYPIRGKPNEAERARMTHGARYLIDFTKQFVMNSSVFESLTTHMYYYPDHFLRQGIHTVAEALRRDPDLASKEVGAYYYLEMAIARFLNVDERGELSRAQHKDCLTILDCTVKKGSARAYFLRENLVSSRRISK; encoded by the coding sequence ATGGTGAGCAGTACAAAAGAGCAAAGTAATCCTTTTTCTACTGGTGGGGGTGGTGTTGTTTTTGAGAACAAAGTTCAAGCAATTTTCACTTTAGCGCTGCTTGCTGACGCTCCGATCCCAGGCTTGCCACATGCCGCAAGGGCTACATCTATCAAGCTTCAAGCAAAATACGAGGGTGTCAATACGGACGATTTCGTGATGGAGGCTGTTGACAGAGCAGGCTCTACTTGCAGGCTGTTCGGACAGGTTAAGCATGAGATTAAAATTGGAAGTTCGGAAGACTCTACATTCTCTGAGGTGATGACCAGCGCCTGGAAAGATTTCTCCGGAGGGAACTTCAATCCAAAAACGGATGCTATCGCTCTTGTCGTAGGCGTCCTGCCGAAAAATGATGTCAACAACACCTTGCCAGTGCTGGAATGGGCCAGGTATTCCAGCGACGCTGCAGAGTTTATTCGAAAAAGCCAAACGAAAGGCTTTACTAGTGATGCCAAGAAAAATCGCTTGCAGATGTTCAGGGATCAATTAAATTCCGCAAATGACGGGGTTGCCCTGTCGGATCATGAACTGTGGAGTTTTCTCAAGGTTTTCTATGTGCTGTCTTATGATGTAGACGCCAAAGCCTCGGTTGTCAGCACTTTCGTCAATGCATTGATTTCTTGCTATACCGACCAGCCATCGCATGCCGTAATGGCTCGAATTGTCGAGCATGTGCAAAGCTTTAACCACAATGGTGGCACGATCACCCGAGAAAACTTGGGTGAGCTCGGTGAAATATTCAAGCCAGCAGTGTCCGCGAAGCTGGCTCAGGATATCCTCAAGCTGAGCGAACAGGGGGAGTATATTTACGAAGGTATCAGGGACAGCATTCAGAATGTGCACGTCAACCGTGACGTTGAAATGACCAACTTGGAGCAACTGTTTCTAGAAGATGGAATAATTCTGGTTTCTGGCGATCGTGGCGCTGGCAAATCAGCGCTGGTGAAACATTTCTTGAGTCAGCGATTGAAGGACTGTGTGCCTTTTTACCTTCGTGCTGAGGATCTAGACAAGCCGAGTCTCGGCCAGGTGTTTAGCTCGATAGGTCTGGAGAGTACAATTGGGCAAATTGCTGGTCACCTTGCGCTCATCAAAAATAAAGTATTAGTGATTGAGTCCATTGAGCGCATATTGGAGTTGAAGGATCCCACTGCGTTTCAACAGCTGCTGAGGTTTATTCAGAAGTCTGGTGGGTGGACGTTCATCGCGACCGGGCGAAGCTATGGCATGCAGCAGTTGAATTTCACGCATCTGCAGCCGGCCGATATAAAGTTCCAAACGGTTTCGATAGGTGGCTTCACGATTGAGCAGTTAGCGCACTTGTGCGTGGAACTGCCTGCCCTGGGACCGCTTATCAAAAACCCTTCACTCTCTGCGATCATGCGCGTGCCATTCTTTGTTGATTTGGCGGTTCGCGCATTGGCAAACAACCAAACGTTCACTGATACAGACACAGAATCTGAGTTTCGTAGCAGAATTTGGGAATCGGTGATTGCAAGGAGCGACAGGCGTGGAGACGGAATGCCTGATCGTAGGGAAAGAACTTTTGTAGAAATTTCGAAGAAGCGTGCCAAGAGTATGGTGTTTGGTGTTCCAGCAAGGGATTTCGATGCTGGTGCTGTCGAGCAGCTTGAGGCTGACGATCTAATTCTCCGCGTCCAAAACTCATACGTTAGCCCGAGCCACGACGTTTTCGAAGATTGGGCGTTGGATAAGTTTATAGATCAGGAGTATGAGGATCACGCGGATTCTGCTTTTGAATTTTTGAATGCTATCGGCAGCGAACCTGCGATCAATCGTGGTTTTCGATTATGGTTGCTGCGCCGCCTTCGAGAAGATGCGACAGTAGTAGAGTTGGTGGAGCAGATACTTTCCAGTGAGTCAATTCCTGATTACTGGAAGGATGAGACGCTTGCGGCAGTGCTTCATAGTGACACCCCTAGGGAATTACTGAACTCCATCCAGTTGCTGATTGTTAAAAACGACTTCGCGTTATTTGAAAAGCTACTGTTTATACTCAGAACAACTTGTCAGCGCCCGTGGGAAGGCCTAAAAGGGCTTCTCCCCAGCGAGGCGCTTGAACAGTTTCCGAACACTTTAATTCTGACCCCGTTTGGGCGAGGATGGAGTGCGTGCTTTGAGTTTGCCTATAACCACCGACAATCATTGCATGCCGAAATTCTCAGAAATGTTTTTGAGGCGTTGAGTGTTTGGGGGGATAGTTATCATTTAGACGGCTGGGCGGATGAAGCTCTCAGGGAGGCTGCATTATTAGCCTTGCATATTATTGATGTGAACAAAGACTCTTATTCGCGCGATGAGATGAGATCTAAGCTGATCTTAATTGTCCTGAGGCTAGCTCATGTGGTTAGAGAAGAGCTTGCTGCATTGTTTGAGCGTGATGTATTCATAGTCAAAAGCGCGAATAGGCCGCGCTACGTCAGATCGCTCACCCAACTAGTGCTCAATCGAGAAAGTGCTGGTGTACTGTGTCAGCATATGCCAGATACTGTCATACGCCTAGCGCGTCACGAGTGGTTTAAGGTGGAAGACGACCATTATTACGCATATAGGAGAAATGATTCGTTCGGGCTTGAAAATGTCGACTTGTCTCCCGGCTCAAGTGGCCTAAAAGGGCCCTTCCATGCGCTATTGACCTATCATTCTGATAAAGCTATCAGCTTCATTCTCGAACTCTGTAATTGGTGTACGGGTGCCTTGGTTGAAGCAGAGTCACCTCATCCCAAGGCTGCGCCGGAGTGGTCAGATCTATACGATGAATCGAAGCTTGCCCAAGTCACTCTAAGGCTGAACAATGGGTCGGACATCGTGCAGTGGGTGTCCCCACAGCTTTGGAAAGCATATCGCGGGCTATCTGTAGTACCTGGGATGCTGCACTGCGCACTCATGGCACTGGAAAACTGGTTTATCCGACAAGCCCAATCAGAAGGCAACGATGCCGAATTCAAAAGAGTTTTCACCTACCTTCTTGAGAATAGCGGTTCAGGATTGATTACAGGTTTGCTGGCTTCAATTGCAGTCGCGTTTCCAAAAAAGGTGGGGAGCGAAGCACTTCCAATTATTAGGTGTGAGCATTTCTACGGCCTTGAAATCAACAGGATTGTCAAAGAACGTACTCCAATGGGGTATCCACGAGTTCCCTTCGGTCGAGAACTCCTCGCGGAAGCCTATATTGATGAGCGCAATAGGTCTAATGCGCGTCCTTGGAGAACCCGTTCACTAGAGGATCTGCTATTACAAATTCAGCTTGATCCCGAGCTTCAGCCCCACGCACTTGCTATTCTCGATAAATTCAAAAACCTCTCACCCGAAGAATCTGAGAGTATCCAGTACATGTTGCATCGTACAGATACAAGAGATATGACGGTAGTGCCAACACAGGAGAAGAATATATTCGAGCTTAGAGTGGCGAAGCCGCTTCCAACCGAGCTGGAGCAAAAAAGAGCTGCACACCACGCTCAACAAAGTTTCGATTACCGCATTTTCCGCTTGCACAGATGGTCTGATTCAGTCTTCAACAAGAATGCACTTAGTTCAGAACCGTACGAAACTTATCATCAAGCATTACAAGAGGCCATCGGACTGCTAGATGACGTTTCTAAGGGGGTGGTTCAGACAAAGCTTGGATTGATGGCTCTGGGTGCAGTCGTAACGACGGCGGCAATAGGGCTACGCGATCACTTGGACACGCTGTCTGATGAGGATCTTCAGTGGATCATCTACCGAATAGTGGAGGTTGTAAGGTTTGGGGCTAATGATTTCAATGGCTTTGCATCTACCGGCACGGGCGACCTGGGTGGTGAATCGGCTTGTGCTGTCATGATCCCAAAACTGTTTGAGGTCGTTCAGGAGGAGGACTTTGAAGAAGTTAAACATTTAATTGCAACTTGTCTGACCCATCCGAATGATTACGTCCGGCTAGCTGCCGCGAAGGGCGTGCGTCATTATCTGTGGGACATCGACAGGGACTTTGCATTGGTCTGCAGCACTTGGCTGATGCGGCTTTCGGAGATCGAGCAAGCTTGTTACGCACTGATTAGGTCTGGAAGAGGAGGGGTGAAGGGGGAAGAAGCTGTAGCACTTATGGAGGGCTACAGGGCAGAACTGGTGTCTGCTGAATTTTCAGCTGACGCAACGTTTTTTTTTAATAGTCAGCATGCTGGGGCGCTGCACTTGATATTGCTCATGCAACCGTTGGCAAGTGACAATGATCATGTTAAAGCTATCTTGAGCGGGATTGTAAACTATATCTGTGACGGTAGCGAAGATGACAGGGATTCTTGGGCTGGCCTGGAGGCCCAGGAAGCAATGCAGAAGTGCTTAGCGGAGCATGTAGTGGCTTCGGTACCTGCTAATTTCGAGCCTGTTCGTGATTGGGTGCTGCAAGGCTGCCGTAATGATCCACATTTCATGTATATGGTTAAGCTTTGCGCTGAAATCGAACTAGAGAAATCCATGTCTCTGGATGCTATCTGGGGCCTCTGGAGGCTGTTCGAACCAGAGATGCAGTACGCTGCAACTGCTGACCTTGGCCTATTACCGCACTCCAAGCGGGAGAGCGTCTTAAAGTTCCTGAGGGGGATGCTATTTCTTGATTATCCTATCAGGGGCAAGCCTAATGAGGCAGAGCGTGCACGCATGACGCATGGGGCTCGTTACCTGATCGATTTCACGAAACAGTTTGTCATGAATTCGAGTGTTTTTGAGTCACTCACTACACATATGTATTACTATCCTGATCATTTCCTACGTCAGGGCATTCATACAGTGGCTGAAGCTCTACGCCGGGATCCAGATCTGGCCTCCAAAGAAGTTGGTGCATATTATTATCTGGAGATGGCTATTGCGCGGTTTTTAAACGTGGATGAGCGCGGGGAGTTAAGTAGGGCGCAGCACAAAGATTGCCTCACCATTTTGGATTGCACCGTGAAAAAAGGTTCTGCCCGGGCCTATTTCCTACGGGAAAATTTGGTCAGCTCGCGACGCATCTCCAAATAA